From a region of the Lactuca sativa cultivar Salinas chromosome 4, Lsat_Salinas_v11, whole genome shotgun sequence genome:
- the LOC128133412 gene encoding uncharacterized protein LOC128133412: MIDEANDQTQLAGYMSLILFDKVPTEVSPQYRRNGRVNSIVGQSSCAKKLCLVELDDVVEDQGGDHAKLDDVVQDQGGENPKLDDVVQDQAGENPKLDDVVQDQAGEHANMDDVVQDQEVEHANMDDVVQDQGGDHDNFDYDDFHYENFSHDHFDPFDGEHFQPPEDENVEDHQSEHEKSTDSDDLGQQSEEQYDELVDDENNVSEVEVDMTGFNLNLDKDYGCVQMDGFHNGVGTNDEHEDIEVIDNDRWDSLDEGSEDERKRRCVLKNLAKEKRCSLGNVYKASFYVGQKFKSKKELKEKIDMHALETRRNLYYKKNDKLRLRALCRGVVPVINASGVVGLNTKNKSKGKEVNSEKVNCSWFLHASRSNTESPWFVRTLNDNHTCLQSRKIRACTATFISKRIMDQIDTNPGIPLRALQEQLQKDFEVGVSIDKVFRAKAIATKIVEGDYTKQYEILRDYVLELQATNVDTTVKIDVYSEQNPSNPKRRFKRIYICLGPLKKGFKAGLRDLLGFDGAHMKGPFPGQVLTAIGLDSNNGIYPLAYVIVETENKSSWVWFLQCLGEDLDLGSNSNFTFITDRQKGLIPAIAQLFPCAEHSNYDKEACEWLRKIPPKHWARSHFTGRAISDILLNNLCEVFNSKIIEGRDKPIIGCLEYIRQYLMKRICNVMKVMDKAKGPLTPTATTILDVNKSHALHYIARWNGGEKYQVTGASQDQHVVDVRNNTCTCRKWELIGIPCKHAIATLYEMTKNSEDVSDIYRWVNKVYWLDTWKNAYSYKVEPIKGRIMWPKSLCPTTLIPPIHHKQPGRPTKKRKKSEDDKSSQSQRGSQSQTGTHGVSQEEGCKVGPDGVQKLTRKYVSVTCAKCKNKGHNSRTCKGQGGGS, encoded by the exons ATGATAGATGAAGCTAATGATCAAACACAGTTGGCAGGGTATATGTCCTTGATACTCTTTGACAAAGTCCCTACAGAAGTTTCACCACAGTATAGAAGAAATGGAAGGGTGAACTCAATAGTTGGTCAAAGTTCTTGTGCCAAAAAGCTTTGTTTAGTTGAATTGGATGATGTAGTAGAAGATCAAGGTGGTGATCATGCTAAATTGGATGATGTTGTACAAGATCAAGGTGGTGAGAATCCTAAATTAGATGATGTGGTACAAGATCAAGCTGGTGAGAATCCTAAATTAGATGATGTGGTACAAGATCAAGCTGGTGAGCATGCTAACATGGATGATGTGGTTCAAGATCAAGAGGTTGAGCATGCTAACATGGATGATGTGGTACAAGATCAAGGTGGTGACCATGATAACTTTGATTATGATGACTTTCATTATGAGAACTTTTCTCATGATCACTTTGATCCTTTTGATGGAGAACATTTTCAACCACCAGAAGATGAGAATGTTGAAGACCATCAGTCTGAACATGAAAAGTCTACTGACAGTGATGATCTTGGGCAACAATCAGAAGAACAATATGATGAACTTGTTGATGATGAAAACAATGTATCAGAAGTGGAGGTGGATATGACTGGCTTTAACCTCAATCTTGATAAGGATTATGGTTGTGTTCAAATGGATGGGTTTCATAACGGGGTTGGGACAAATGATGAACATGAGGACATAGAAGTCATTGACAATGATAGATGGGATTCTTTAGATGAAGGGTCAGAAGATGAAAGGAAAAGAAGATGTGTTCTTAAAAATCTGGCTAAGGAGAAAAGATGCAGTCTTGGCAATGTCTATAAGGCCAGTTTTTATGTTGGGCAAAAGTTTAAATCAAAGAAagaattgaaagaaaaaattgaCATGCACGCACTAGAAACTAGGAGGAATTTATATTATAAAAAGAATGACAAGCTTAGACTTCGGGCATTGTGTAGAGGTGTAGTCCCTGTCATCAATGCAAGTGGGGTGGTGGGCCTTAATACCAAAAATAAAAGCAAGGGCAAAGAGGTAAATTCAGAAAAAGTAAACTGTAGTTGGTTCCTTCATGCTTCTAGGTCAAACACAGAATCTCCCTGGTTTGTAAGGACATTAAATGACAACCATACTTGCCTTCAAAGTAGGAAGATTAGAGCTTGCACTGCTACTTTTATATCCAAGCGAATCATGGACCAAATCGACACGAATCCAGGGATTCCTCTTCGAGCATTGCAGGAACAACTTCAAAAGGACTTCGAGGTTGGTGTTTCTATTGACAAAGTATTCAGGGCCAAGGCTATTGCAACTAAGATCGTGGAGGGTGACTATACGAAACAATATGAGATCTTGAGGGACTATGTCCTTGAATTGCAAGCAACCAATGTTGACACAACTGTCAAGATTGATGTTTACAGTGAACAAAACCCATCAAACCCAAAGAGGAGGTTTAAAAGAATCTACATTTGCTTAGGTCCCCTAAAAAAAGGTTTTAAGGCTGGCCTCAGGGATCTTTTGGGTTTCGATGGTGCGCATATGAAAGGACCATTTCCTGGGCAGGTTCTAACAGCAATTGGGTTGGACTCTAACAATGGTATTTACCCCCTTGCTTATGTCATTGTTGAGACAGAGAACAAAAGTAGTTGGGTATGGTTCTTGCAGTGTTTAGGAGAAGACTTGGATCTTGGTTCAAACTCTAACTTTACTTTTATCACAGATCGACAAAAG GGTTTAATACCAGCAATAGCCCAACTATTCCCATGTGCTGAGCACAG CAACTATGACAAGGAGGCATGTGAATGGCTTAGAAAGATTCCTCCAAAACACTGGGCAAGAAGCCATTTTACAG GCAGAGCAATCTCTGATATACTGTTAAACAACCTTTGTGAGGTATTTAACAGCAAGATAATAGAGGGAAGAGATAAGCCTATCATAGGTTGTTTGGAGTATATTAGACAATACCTGATGAAGAGAATCTGTAATGTTATGAAGGTGATGGACAAGGCAAAAGGGCCTTTAACACCCACTGCAACAACCATATTGGATGTAAACAAGTCTCATGCATTACATTACATTGCTAGGTGGAATGGGGGTGAGAAATATCAAGTCACTGGGGCATCGCAAGACCAACATGTTGTAGATGTTAGGAACAACACATGTACTTGCAGAAAGTGGGAGCTAATAGGCATCCCATGTAAACATGCCATTGCAACCCTTTATGAAATGACCAAGAACTCAGAGGATGTTAGTGACATTTACAGGTGGGTCAATAAGGTATACTGGTTGGATACATGGAAGAATGCATATTCCTATAAGGTAGAGCCCATAAAAGGAAGAATAATGTGGCCTAAAAGTTTGTGTCCCACCACACTTATCCCTCCAATACATCATAAGCAACCAGGTAGGCCTACAAAGAAGAGGAAGAAAAGTGAGGATGACAAATCGAGTCAGAGTCAAAGAGGGAGTCAAAGTCAGACTGGTACTCATGGTGTAAGTCAGGAAGAAGGCTGTAAAGTGGGTCCTGATGGAGTTCAAAAATTAACAAGGAAATATGTCAGTGTAACATGTGCAAAATGCAAAAACAAAGGTCACAACTCAAGGACATGCAAAGGTCAAGGAGGTGGAAGTTAG